A genomic window from Candidatus Pelagisphaera phototrophica includes:
- a CDS encoding exodeoxyribonuclease VII small subunit: protein MTKKTKDKELSFEEGLEKLEAIVEEMESGELNLDNLVKRYEAGSKLLVHCDKKISEAEAKIEILRNQDAENPEFENFDPDE from the coding sequence GTGACCAAAAAGACTAAAGACAAGGAGCTCTCATTTGAAGAGGGACTGGAAAAGCTCGAGGCAATCGTTGAAGAAATGGAAAGCGGCGAATTGAACTTGGACAACCTCGTTAAGCGGTATGAAGCGGGTTCGAAGCTGCTCGTCCATTGCGACAAAAAGATAAGCGAGGCTGAGGCGAAAATCGAGATCCTGCGCAACCAAGACGCCGAGAATCCGGAATTCGAAAATTTCGATCCAGACGAGTAG
- a CDS encoding M48 family metallopeptidase, giving the protein MESLIKAGQTPLLRIRFSAMTTLEIVFATALILKMGAELVLEAVNRSHVLKFSDQAPEGLGDVMNGETYAKSNEYTLAKSRFGSIVLVFDAAVLALVVLSGVLPVLFGWWSGQFGDSNMYSALFLIVLTTMISIPGIPFEYWSQFKIEEKFGFNRSSVKLWVTDKIKGAVIGFLIGFPLLWLLISLVGWLGSSWWIYAFVIMMAFQLLMMVLYPMLIMPLFNKLSPLEEGPLKDRLMELSDRAGFKAKTIQVIDGSKRSGHSNAYFTGFGKFRRIVLYDTLIEQLSEEELEAVLAHEIGHYKKGHIPKMIGLSALMMLAAFWIINFLLHSSAFFEGFGFAPLEMGAIGNLGIAMLLFSFLGGLVTFWISPLFHGMSRKHEYEADAFAREAVGGWKPLSGALRRLSEKNLSNLNPHPLYSGFHYSHPTLLERERAMKKA; this is encoded by the coding sequence ATGGAAAGCTTGATCAAAGCTGGACAGACTCCGCTGCTTCGCATCAGATTCTCGGCAATGACGACACTGGAAATCGTTTTCGCTACCGCCCTTATTCTCAAAATGGGGGCCGAACTAGTTTTGGAGGCCGTCAATCGGAGTCATGTATTGAAATTCTCCGATCAAGCGCCTGAGGGACTGGGCGACGTGATGAATGGGGAGACTTACGCCAAGTCAAATGAATATACTTTGGCCAAGAGCCGATTTGGCTCGATCGTTTTGGTATTTGACGCGGCGGTTTTGGCACTCGTTGTTTTAAGTGGCGTGTTGCCCGTCCTCTTCGGCTGGTGGAGTGGGCAGTTTGGAGACTCCAACATGTACTCCGCATTGTTCCTCATCGTGCTGACAACAATGATAAGTATTCCTGGAATTCCTTTCGAATACTGGAGCCAATTTAAGATTGAAGAGAAATTTGGCTTCAATCGAAGCTCCGTAAAGCTCTGGGTAACGGACAAAATCAAGGGAGCAGTAATCGGGTTTTTGATTGGGTTTCCGTTGTTGTGGCTTCTGATTAGCCTAGTTGGTTGGCTGGGTAGCTCGTGGTGGATTTACGCCTTTGTCATTATGATGGCATTTCAGTTGCTGATGATGGTCCTTTACCCCATGCTGATAATGCCTTTGTTCAACAAACTCTCGCCGCTGGAGGAGGGACCATTGAAAGACCGGCTCATGGAGCTTTCGGACCGGGCTGGATTTAAGGCCAAGACCATACAGGTCATCGATGGCAGCAAGCGCTCGGGACACTCCAATGCTTACTTTACCGGCTTCGGGAAATTTCGCCGTATTGTGCTCTACGATACCTTGATTGAGCAACTGAGCGAGGAGGAGCTGGAGGCGGTGCTAGCTCACGAAATTGGACACTACAAGAAAGGACACATCCCGAAGATGATCGGTCTTTCCGCGTTGATGATGCTAGCTGCCTTCTGGATCATTAATTTTCTTTTGCACAGTTCGGCCTTCTTTGAAGGGTTTGGATTTGCTCCTCTGGAAATGGGTGCGATTGGCAATTTAGGCATCGCCATGCTCCTTTTTAGCTTTCTGGGCGGACTGGTAACCTTTTGGATTAGCCCGTTGTTTCATGGTATGTCGCGCAAACACGAATACGAAGCCGATGCATTCGCTCGTGAGGCAGTCGGTGGCTGGAAACCGCTCAGTGGGGCATTGAGAAGGTTGAGTGAGAAGAACCTTTCCAACTTGAATCCTCACCCGCTTTACAGCGGGTTCCACTATTCCCATCCGACCTTACTTGAGCGAGAACGAGCCATGAAGAAAGCTTAG